The following coding sequences lie in one Capnocytophaga stomatis genomic window:
- the sufB gene encoding Fe-S cluster assembly protein SufB: protein MAKYTEDDLRDELQTKEYAYGFYTDIEAETFPKGLNEEIVIAISKKKNEPEWMTNWRLEAFRIWKEMEEPEWANVNYEKPDFQDISYYSAPKQKPQYESLDEVDPKLLETFNKLGISIEEQKRLTGVAPVAMDIVMDSVSVATTFKKTLAEKGIIFCSISEAIQEHPELVQKYIGSVVPRTDNFYAALNSAVFSDGSFCYIPKGVRCPMELSTYFRINQAGTGQFERTLVIADEGSYVSYLEGCTAPQRDENQLHAAVVELIALDNAEIKYSTVQNWFPGDKDGKGGVFNFVTKRGLCEKNAKISWTQVETGSAVTWKYPSCVLKGDNSIGEFYSIAVTNHFQQADTGTKMIHLGKNTRSTIISKGISAGQSQNSYRGLVKVSPNAENARNFSQCDSLLMGNECGAHTFPYIEAKNKTAQIEHEATTSKIGEDQIFYCNQRGIDTEKAIALIVNGFSKEVLNKLPMEFAVEAQKLLEISLEGSVG, encoded by the coding sequence ATGGCAAAATACACAGAAGACGATTTACGCGACGAACTGCAAACCAAAGAATATGCGTACGGTTTTTATACCGACATCGAAGCCGAAACATTCCCAAAGGGACTCAATGAGGAAATTGTAATTGCGATTTCCAAAAAGAAAAACGAGCCTGAGTGGATGACCAATTGGCGTCTCGAGGCTTTCCGCATTTGGAAAGAAATGGAAGAACCCGAGTGGGCAAATGTAAATTACGAAAAACCTGATTTCCAAGACATTTCGTATTATTCCGCACCCAAACAAAAACCGCAATACGAAAGTTTAGATGAAGTAGACCCGAAACTTTTAGAAACTTTTAACAAGTTAGGAATTTCCATCGAAGAGCAGAAACGTCTCACGGGCGTTGCTCCTGTTGCGATGGACATCGTGATGGATTCCGTTTCGGTGGCGACAACTTTCAAAAAGACGTTGGCTGAAAAGGGAATTATTTTCTGTTCCATTTCCGAAGCCATTCAAGAACACCCCGAATTGGTGCAAAAATACATCGGCTCGGTAGTACCACGAACCGACAATTTTTATGCTGCCCTGAACTCGGCGGTATTTTCCGATGGGTCGTTCTGTTATATACCAAAGGGCGTTCGTTGTCCGATGGAACTTTCAACGTATTTCCGTATCAATCAGGCAGGTACGGGACAGTTTGAGCGTACGCTCGTAATTGCCGATGAAGGTAGTTATGTGTCGTATCTTGAAGGATGTACCGCTCCGCAACGTGACGAAAACCAATTGCACGCTGCCGTAGTGGAACTCATTGCTTTGGACAATGCCGAGATAAAATACTCAACCGTACAGAACTGGTTTCCAGGCGATAAAGATGGTAAAGGAGGCGTTTTCAATTTTGTAACCAAACGCGGATTATGTGAAAAGAACGCCAAAATATCTTGGACACAGGTCGAGACAGGTTCCGCAGTAACGTGGAAATATCCTTCGTGTGTGCTGAAAGGTGATAATTCGATTGGGGAATTTTACTCCATCGCCGTAACGAATCACTTCCAACAGGCAGATACAGGAACAAAAATGATTCATTTAGGAAAAAACACCCGTTCAACCATTATTTCCAAAGGGATTTCTGCGGGACAATCGCAGAATTCTTACCGAGGCTTGGTGAAAGTAAGTCCGAATGCGGAGAATGCACGAAACTTTTCGCAGTGTGATTCGCTTTTGATGGGTAACGAGTGTGGGGCTCATACCTTTCCATATATCGAAGCAAAAAACAAGACTGCCCAAATAGAACACGAAGCAACGACTTCCAAAATTGGGGAAGACCAAATTTTCTACTGCAATCAACGGGGTATCGACACGGAAAAAGCCATCGCCCTGATTGTAAACGGTTTCAGCAAGGAGGTTTTAAACAAACTCCCGATGGAATTTGCCGTAGAAGCTCAGAAATTATTGGAAATCTCTTTGGAAGGAAGCGTCGGCTAA
- a CDS encoding four helix bundle protein codes for MATIKKFEDLEIWQLARILSNDIYQIIENSALKNNFRLSNQIDGASGSIMDNIAEGFERNGNKEFVQFLSIAKASCGETRSQLYRILDRGFISEEEFIRLKNQTEILSKKTNTFINYLINSNLKGIKYK; via the coding sequence ATGGCTACAATAAAAAAATTTGAAGACTTAGAGATTTGGCAATTAGCAAGAATACTTAGCAATGATATTTATCAAATTATTGAAAATTCGGCACTTAAAAATAATTTTCGTTTAAGTAATCAAATTGATGGTGCCTCAGGGTCAATAATGGATAATATAGCAGAAGGCTTTGAACGTAATGGCAACAAGGAATTTGTACAATTTTTATCAATAGCGAAGGCTTCTTGTGGAGAAACAAGGTCGCAATTGTATCGAATTTTAGATAGAGGATTCATTTCCGAAGAAGAATTTATCAGATTAAAAAATCAAACAGAGATTTTAAGTAAAAAAACAAATACATTTATCAATTATTTAATTAACAGCAATTTAAAAGGGATAAAATATAAATAA
- a CDS encoding HesB/IscA family protein, whose translation MIQVSEQAKKKLISLMEEEGFDPATDFVRVGVKSGGCSGLSYELKFDKTTDDNDKIFEDNAIRIAVNKKSFLYLVGTILEYSGGLNGKGFVFNNPNANRTCGCGESFSL comes from the coding sequence ATGATTCAAGTATCTGAACAAGCAAAAAAGAAACTGATTTCCTTAATGGAAGAAGAAGGTTTTGACCCTGCTACCGATTTTGTTCGAGTGGGCGTGAAAAGTGGCGGATGTAGCGGACTTTCATACGAACTCAAATTCGATAAAACCACCGATGATAACGATAAAATATTTGAAGACAACGCAATACGAATCGCTGTGAATAAAAAAAGTTTTCTCTATTTAGTAGGAACTATTTTGGAATATTCAGGCGGACTAAACGGCAAAGGTTTTGTATTCAACAATCCGAACGCTAACCGAACTTGCGGTTGCGGAGAGAGTTTTTCGTTGTAA
- a CDS encoding TlpA family protein disulfide reductase: MKLKTILNLVLILFVISFFVTPLGYESKIILQRIFASSAEIPPENEQYKIDFDWKLKDRDNKEFNFSQSEGKKPSFVYFWSSWRVTSVADLSGIQKLYNDYKEKVDFYIITNELPAPVEELMAKRGYDFKVTYLIIGEKMPFDSEKIPSGYIIDKQGLVRAKSDRIAKWNSDEIRNLLDSISK, translated from the coding sequence ATGAAACTAAAAACTATTTTAAATCTGGTACTTATCCTATTTGTAATTTCCTTTTTTGTAACTCCTTTGGGATATGAAAGTAAAATAATCTTGCAAAGAATATTTGCCAGCTCTGCGGAAATTCCTCCTGAAAATGAACAATATAAAATTGACTTTGATTGGAAATTAAAAGACAGAGATAACAAAGAATTTAACTTTTCACAATCAGAAGGAAAAAAACCTTCTTTTGTTTATTTTTGGTCGTCTTGGAGAGTTACCAGCGTTGCCGACCTATCAGGAATACAAAAACTTTATAATGATTACAAAGAAAAAGTTGATTTTTACATCATTACCAATGAGTTACCTGCTCCCGTTGAAGAATTGATGGCTAAAAGAGGATACGATTTTAAAGTAACTTATTTAATCATAGGAGAAAAAATGCCTTTTGACTCAGAAAAAATACCTTCGGGATATATCATTGATAAACAAGGACTTGTTAGAGCAAAAAGCGACAGAATTGCTAAGTGGAATAGTGATGAAATTCGCAATTTGTTGGATTCCATTTCAAAATAA
- the odhB gene encoding 2-oxoglutarate dehydrogenase complex dihydrolipoyllysine-residue succinyltransferase, with protein sequence MLEMKVPSPGESITEVEIARWLVKTGDYVEKDQAIAEVDSDKATLELPAEASGVITLQAEEGDAVKVGQVVCLIDTSASKPTGVATSKTEEIKKEEVKKEEPKPTSVEKTTYATNTPSPSARKILEEREIPVSIVKGTGRDGRITKYDALKASKPSMGTPTGGSRSETRTKMSMLRRKVAERLVSAKNETAMLTTFNEVDMTAIYELRNQYKDAFKEKHNVNLGFMSFFTLAVVRALKMYPDVNSMIDGQEKVTYNFCDISIAVSGPKGLMVPVIRNAENLSFRGVEAEVKRLALRARDGQITVDEMTGGTFTITNGGVFGSMLSTPIINPPQSGILGMHNVVERAVVKNGQIVVAPVMYVALSYDHRIIDGRESVGFLVAVKEALENPVEILMNGNAKAALEL encoded by the coding sequence ATGTTAGAAATGAAAGTTCCCTCACCAGGGGAGTCGATAACGGAAGTGGAAATCGCTCGTTGGTTGGTAAAAACAGGAGATTACGTAGAAAAAGACCAAGCCATCGCCGAAGTAGATTCAGATAAGGCAACACTTGAACTTCCTGCCGAAGCCAGTGGCGTAATTACCTTACAAGCTGAGGAAGGAGACGCTGTAAAAGTAGGACAAGTGGTATGTTTAATCGATACATCAGCAAGCAAACCGACAGGCGTAGCAACATCAAAAACAGAAGAGATTAAAAAAGAAGAAGTTAAGAAAGAAGAACCGAAACCTACTTCGGTTGAGAAGACAACTTACGCTACCAACACACCAAGTCCGTCAGCTCGTAAAATTTTGGAAGAAAGAGAAATTCCTGTATCGATAGTAAAAGGCACAGGCAGAGATGGACGTATCACCAAATACGATGCTTTAAAGGCTTCAAAGCCATCAATGGGAACACCAACGGGCGGAAGTCGCAGCGAAACGCGTACAAAAATGTCAATGTTGCGCCGTAAGGTCGCAGAACGGTTAGTATCTGCCAAAAATGAAACAGCGATGCTCACAACTTTTAACGAAGTAGATATGACTGCGATTTATGAGCTTCGTAATCAGTACAAAGATGCCTTTAAGGAGAAACATAATGTAAATTTAGGGTTTATGTCATTCTTTACATTGGCAGTAGTTAGGGCTTTAAAGATGTATCCTGACGTAAATTCAATGATTGATGGGCAAGAAAAGGTAACGTATAACTTTTGTGATATATCGATAGCCGTTTCAGGCCCAAAAGGATTGATGGTTCCGGTGATTCGCAACGCTGAAAATTTATCATTTCGCGGTGTGGAAGCAGAAGTGAAGCGTTTGGCGTTACGTGCTCGCGATGGTCAGATTACCGTTGACGAAATGACGGGAGGAACTTTCACTATCACAAATGGAGGTGTCTTCGGTTCGATGCTCTCTACGCCTATTATCAATCCACCACAGTCAGGTATTTTAGGAATGCACAATGTTGTAGAACGAGCTGTGGTTAAAAACGGACAGATAGTCGTAGCTCCGGTGATGTACGTTGCACTTTCGTATGACCATCGCATCATTGACGGACGCGAATCCGTAGGTTTCTTAGTAGCTGTAAAAGAAGCGCTTGAAAATCCCGTAGAAATCTTAATGAACGGAAATGCAAAAGCAGCTTTAGAGCTATAA
- a CDS encoding 2-oxoglutarate dehydrogenase E1 component, with the protein MDKYSFLNAASTAFFGDLYEKYLENPDSVEASWRAFFQGFDFAQENYGTSYDDTVQVMAQKVDSGGNVASEQLQKEFKVLNLINSYRTYGHLFTRINPIREREAYLPNLNIENYGLSNSDLETVFDSAKEIGLQPTSLRNIINTLKSIYCNSVGIEYTYIREAEVRQWIENRLHKNANKPQFSKEEKIQILKKLNEATSFENFLHTKYVGQKRFSLEGNDALVAGLDFVVEKAAEKGVEHLVLGMAHRGRLNVLANIFNKNPQDIFSEFDGKDYEMEDNFDGDVKYHLGIASERVTQSGKKISLNLAPNPSHLETVGAVIEGITRAKQDKYYPNDIKKALPIAIHGDAAVSGQGVVYEITQMCQLNGFKTGGTLHIVVNNQVGFTTNYTDSRSSIYCTDIAKVNSSPVLHVNSDDAEAVVHAFLLALDFRQEFGRDIFIDLLGYRKYGHNEGDEPRFTQPVLYKAIGKHDNPRNIYAQKLIAEGIVQQEFVTQLENDYKALLDKDLETSRKEELTIIKPFMQEVWKGFEIASRAKMLEKVDTSFNKKDLTEIAKIITELPSDKKFISKIKKIIADRKEGFFDKDSIDWGSAEHLAFATLLSEGFDVRLTGQDVQRGTFSHRHAVVKTEDTEEEITPLAALKQHEKFSKGNFYVYNSLLSEYAVLGYEYGYAMASPNTLTIWEAQFGDFSNGAQIMLDQYVSCGEDKWKTQDGVVILLPHGYEGQGSEHSSARIERYLQLCSDKNMYVANCTTPANFFHLLRRQMKTNFRKPLVVFTPKSLLRHPQVASTVDDLANGHFQEVIDDPNADASKVKTLVFCSGRFYYDLYAEREKLGRDDVAFVRIEQLFPLPVEQIKAVVSKYKNADDFVWAQEEPKNMGAYGYMLMFFDFVSWRLASNTVYSAPASGSYTRDRKRHAEAIAMVFDRNTDAKKNI; encoded by the coding sequence ATGGACAAATATTCTTTTTTGAACGCTGCCAGTACGGCATTTTTTGGGGATTTATACGAAAAATATCTCGAAAACCCTGATTCGGTTGAAGCAAGTTGGAGAGCCTTTTTTCAGGGCTTCGATTTTGCACAAGAAAATTACGGCACGTCATATGACGACACGGTTCAGGTAATGGCTCAAAAGGTTGATTCGGGCGGAAATGTGGCTTCTGAACAACTGCAAAAAGAATTCAAAGTACTGAACTTGATTAACAGCTATCGCACTTATGGTCATCTGTTTACCAGAATCAATCCGATTCGCGAACGTGAAGCATACTTGCCGAATTTAAACATCGAAAATTACGGACTTTCCAACTCCGATTTGGAAACTGTGTTTGATTCTGCCAAAGAAATCGGGTTGCAGCCCACTTCTCTGCGAAACATTATCAACACACTGAAAAGCATTTACTGCAATTCCGTAGGCATTGAATACACGTACATTCGAGAGGCGGAAGTTCGGCAATGGATTGAGAACAGACTGCACAAAAATGCCAACAAACCGCAATTCTCAAAAGAAGAAAAAATCCAAATTCTGAAAAAACTGAACGAAGCCACTTCATTCGAGAATTTTCTGCACACAAAATACGTAGGGCAAAAGCGTTTTTCGCTCGAAGGAAACGATGCTCTGGTAGCAGGTTTGGATTTTGTAGTGGAAAAAGCCGCTGAAAAGGGCGTAGAACACTTGGTTTTGGGAATGGCTCACCGAGGTCGGCTGAACGTTTTGGCAAATATCTTCAACAAAAATCCGCAAGATATTTTCTCTGAGTTTGACGGAAAAGACTATGAAATGGAAGACAATTTTGATGGCGATGTTAAGTATCACTTAGGAATTGCTTCCGAGAGAGTTACCCAATCAGGCAAGAAAATAAGCCTGAATTTGGCTCCCAATCCTTCACATCTGGAAACCGTTGGGGCTGTCATCGAAGGGATTACCCGTGCTAAGCAAGACAAATACTATCCTAACGACATCAAAAAGGCTTTACCGATTGCCATTCACGGTGATGCGGCAGTTTCAGGGCAAGGTGTCGTATATGAAATCACACAAATGTGCCAGCTCAACGGATTTAAGACAGGCGGGACTCTTCATATTGTGGTTAATAACCAAGTTGGGTTTACCACTAACTATACCGATTCACGCTCGTCCATATATTGCACTGACATTGCCAAAGTAAACTCTTCGCCTGTGCTACACGTCAATTCAGATGACGCAGAGGCGGTAGTACACGCCTTCCTTCTGGCATTGGATTTCCGTCAAGAGTTTGGAAGAGACATATTTATCGACCTGTTGGGCTATCGTAAGTACGGACATAACGAAGGAGACGAACCTCGTTTTACACAACCCGTACTTTATAAGGCTATCGGCAAACACGATAACCCAAGAAATATTTATGCTCAGAAATTAATCGCAGAAGGCATCGTTCAGCAGGAATTTGTTACCCAACTTGAAAATGATTACAAGGCATTACTGGACAAAGATTTGGAAACTTCGCGAAAAGAAGAACTAACCATCATCAAACCTTTTATGCAAGAGGTCTGGAAAGGCTTTGAAATCGCATCACGTGCCAAAATGCTTGAAAAAGTGGACACTTCTTTCAACAAAAAAGACTTAACTGAAATCGCTAAAATCATCACCGAGCTACCTTCCGACAAAAAATTCATCAGCAAAATCAAAAAAATCATCGCCGACCGCAAAGAAGGTTTCTTTGATAAGGATAGTATCGACTGGGGTAGCGCTGAACACTTGGCGTTTGCTACCCTTCTTTCCGAAGGTTTTGACGTTCGGCTAACGGGGCAGGACGTTCAGCGAGGAACGTTCTCACATCGGCACGCTGTGGTAAAAACCGAAGATACGGAAGAGGAAATAACGCCGCTTGCCGCCCTAAAACAGCACGAAAAGTTCTCAAAAGGAAACTTTTATGTCTATAATTCCTTGCTTTCAGAGTATGCTGTGTTAGGTTACGAGTATGGTTACGCAATGGCAAGCCCCAATACGCTAACCATTTGGGAAGCTCAGTTCGGAGATTTCTCAAACGGGGCTCAAATTATGCTTGATCAGTACGTTTCTTGCGGGGAAGACAAATGGAAAACCCAAGATGGCGTAGTAATTTTGCTTCCTCACGGATATGAAGGGCAAGGTTCGGAACACTCTTCGGCACGTATCGAACGATATTTGCAATTATGCTCGGACAAAAATATGTATGTAGCAAATTGTACCACTCCGGCGAACTTCTTCCATTTATTAAGAAGACAGATGAAGACAAACTTCCGCAAGCCGCTCGTAGTTTTCACACCGAAGAGCTTACTTCGCCACCCGCAAGTGGCATCTACCGTTGATGATTTGGCAAATGGGCATTTCCAAGAAGTTATTGACGACCCAAATGCCGATGCTTCAAAAGTGAAAACGCTGGTTTTCTGTTCAGGACGCTTCTATTACGACCTTTATGCCGAACGTGAGAAATTAGGACGCGATGATGTCGCCTTTGTTCGCATTGAGCAGTTATTCCCGCTTCCTGTTGAGCAAATCAAAGCCGTTGTAAGCAAATACAAAAACGCAGATGACTTTGTTTGGGCACAAGAAGAGCCTAAAAATATGGGAGCTTACGGATATATGTTGATGTTCTTCGACTTTGTCAGCTGGCGTTTGGCATCGAATACGGTGTATTCGGCTCCTGCTTCGGGAAGTTACACACGCGACCGCAAACGTCACGCAGAGGCTATCGCAATGGTCTTTGACCGCAACACCGATGCGAAAAAGAATATATAA
- a CDS encoding START-like domain-containing protein — protein MQNKVKYELEFAIHASPQMLYQYISSPSGLSEWYADNVNTRGEIYTFIWSDAEEKAKLLRKKLDESIKFRWLNSGNDTYFEMKIVVDEITDDVSLVIIDFATPEDLEESKMLWENQVAELKHVLGSV, from the coding sequence ATGCAAAACAAAGTAAAGTACGAGTTGGAATTTGCGATTCACGCATCTCCTCAAATGTTATATCAATATATATCATCTCCATCGGGTTTGTCGGAGTGGTACGCTGATAATGTGAATACAAGGGGAGAAATTTATACTTTTATTTGGAGTGATGCTGAAGAAAAAGCAAAATTACTCCGAAAGAAATTAGATGAATCAATAAAATTCAGGTGGTTGAATAGCGGAAATGATACTTACTTTGAAATGAAAATCGTCGTTGATGAAATTACCGATGATGTATCATTAGTAATTATCGATTTTGCAACTCCTGAAGATTTGGAAGAATCTAAAATGCTGTGGGAGAATCAAGTAGCAGAACTAAAACACGTGTTAGGTTCAGTTTAA
- a CDS encoding aminotransferase class IV — protein MKINYNGAILASDEAFLPIESRAFKYGDAVFDTLKYTNQKLLFWEEHYLRLMAAMRILRMEIPMSFTLEFLEEEIVKTIKTNDLENSSVRVRITISRKMGGLYTPQTNEVDYLIETQKLDSYFFEINENPYEVELFKDFYVQPDLLANVKHTNRLINVVGSVFAKENDYQNCILLNSNKNVVGALNGNLFVVEGNTLKTPLLTDGCLNGITRKILLNILKKTSDFEVIETSISPFELQKADELFITNSIIGIQPITKYRKKEYTNTVARNLVGKLNTVARFGKI, from the coding sequence ATGAAAATAAATTATAATGGGGCAATTTTAGCCTCTGATGAAGCTTTTTTACCTATTGAAAGTAGGGCATTTAAGTACGGTGATGCCGTTTTCGATACTTTAAAATATACCAACCAAAAACTTCTTTTCTGGGAAGAACACTATCTTCGTTTGATGGCGGCAATGCGTATTCTTCGTATGGAAATTCCGATGTCATTTACGTTAGAATTTTTAGAAGAAGAAATTGTTAAAACTATAAAAACCAATGATTTGGAAAACTCTTCCGTTCGGGTGCGGATAACAATTTCACGAAAAATGGGAGGTCTGTACACGCCTCAAACCAATGAGGTGGATTATCTTATTGAAACGCAAAAGCTTGATTCTTACTTTTTTGAAATAAATGAGAATCCTTACGAAGTGGAGCTTTTCAAAGATTTTTACGTGCAACCCGATTTGCTGGCAAATGTGAAGCACACCAATCGTTTGATAAATGTTGTAGGGAGTGTTTTTGCCAAAGAGAATGATTATCAGAATTGCATCCTTCTGAATTCCAATAAAAACGTTGTCGGGGCTTTGAACGGAAATCTGTTTGTAGTAGAAGGGAATACGCTAAAAACTCCTTTGCTTACCGATGGTTGCTTAAATGGAATTACACGCAAGATATTACTAAATATACTCAAAAAAACTTCTGATTTTGAGGTGATTGAAACTTCAATATCGCCTTTTGAACTTCAAAAGGCAGATGAGTTATTTATAACAAATAGTATTATTGGTATTCAACCAATTACGAAATATCGTAAAAAAGAATATACAAACACAGTTGCCAGAAATTTGGTCGGAAAACTCAATACGGTTGCTCGTTTTGGAAAGATTTAA
- the rimO gene encoding 30S ribosomal protein S12 methylthiotransferase RimO, translated as MRTKSIKKNVINVVTLGCSKNVYDSEVLMGQLKAGGKQVVHEKEGNIVVINTCGFINNAKEESINTILDYVQRKEEGLVDKVYVMGCLSERYKPDLEKEIPDVDQYFGTTELPALLKVLGADYKHELIGERLTTTPKNYAYLKIAEGCDRPCSFCAIPLMRGSHRSTPIEDLVTEAEKLAAKGVKELILIAQDLTYYGLDLYKERKLADLLRALVKVEGIEWIRLHYAFPTGFPMDVIEVMKEEPKICNYLDIPLQHISDSILKSMRRGTSKEKTTKLLKDFREKLPEMAIRTTLIVGYPGETEQDFNTLKEFVKEMRFDRLGCFTYSHEENTHAYNLVDDVPEEVKLQRANEIMEIQSQISWELNQEKVGKTFRCLIDRKEGNYFIGRTEYDSPDVDNEVLIDAKKHYVKTGEFLMVKITDAADYDLYAEPINN; from the coding sequence ATGAGAACCAAATCAATAAAGAAAAATGTTATCAATGTCGTGACTTTGGGATGCTCCAAAAACGTATATGATAGCGAGGTTTTGATGGGACAATTAAAGGCAGGAGGAAAGCAAGTTGTTCACGAAAAAGAAGGTAACATTGTGGTTATCAATACGTGCGGTTTTATCAATAACGCCAAAGAAGAAAGCATAAATACCATTTTGGATTATGTACAACGAAAGGAAGAAGGGCTTGTTGATAAAGTGTACGTAATGGGCTGTTTGAGCGAACGTTATAAGCCTGATTTGGAAAAGGAAATTCCTGATGTTGACCAATATTTCGGAACAACCGAACTTCCAGCATTGTTGAAAGTTCTTGGAGCAGATTACAAACACGAGCTTATAGGTGAGCGACTTACCACAACGCCAAAAAATTACGCTTACCTAAAAATTGCCGAAGGTTGCGACCGTCCGTGTAGCTTTTGTGCTATTCCGCTGATGCGTGGAAGTCACCGAAGCACGCCTATTGAAGATTTGGTCACTGAAGCCGAAAAACTTGCTGCCAAAGGAGTTAAGGAATTGATTCTGATAGCACAAGACCTAACATATTACGGATTAGACCTTTACAAAGAACGAAAATTAGCAGATTTGTTGCGAGCTTTGGTAAAGGTGGAAGGCATTGAATGGATTCGATTGCATTACGCTTTTCCGACAGGCTTCCCGATGGACGTGATTGAGGTAATGAAAGAAGAACCTAAAATTTGTAATTATTTGGATATTCCGTTGCAACACATTTCAGATTCCATTTTGAAGAGTATGCGACGTGGTACAAGCAAGGAAAAGACAACCAAATTATTGAAAGATTTTCGGGAAAAACTACCTGAAATGGCAATTCGTACTACTTTGATTGTAGGCTATCCCGGTGAAACAGAGCAGGATTTCAATACGTTGAAAGAATTTGTGAAGGAAATGCGTTTCGACCGATTAGGTTGCTTTACGTACAGCCACGAGGAAAACACGCACGCTTATAATTTGGTTGATGATGTTCCGGAAGAGGTGAAATTGCAACGAGCCAACGAAATTATGGAAATTCAGTCCCAAATTTCCTGGGAGTTAAATCAGGAAAAAGTTGGAAAAACATTCCGTTGTTTAATTGACCGAAAAGAAGGAAATTACTTCATAGGTCGTACCGAATATGATTCTCCAGATGTTGATAATGAAGTACTTATCGATGCTAAAAAGCATTATGTTAAAACAGGAGAATTTTTGATGGTAAAAATCACAGATGCAGCAGATTATGATTTGTATGCCGAACCAATCAATAACTAA
- a CDS encoding DUF3127 domain-containing protein, producing MELQGRIKLISNTQTFGTNGFQKREVVITTEEQYPQHVIFEFTQEKCALLDAFRVGQLVKISFNVRGREWINPQGEAKYFNSLQGWRIENMEMAQQAYQQQQYQQPYPNQQYQQPYQQQTYGGNPSFPNQVTPPPMPPQGGFETTHTNTEDFDDLPF from the coding sequence ATGGAACTACAAGGACGTATAAAATTAATATCCAATACTCAAACCTTCGGGACGAATGGTTTTCAAAAGCGTGAAGTGGTGATTACCACAGAAGAGCAATATCCTCAGCACGTTATCTTTGAATTTACGCAAGAAAAGTGTGCTTTGTTGGATGCTTTTCGTGTAGGTCAGTTGGTGAAAATAAGTTTCAATGTACGTGGTAGAGAGTGGATTAACCCTCAAGGAGAAGCTAAGTATTTCAATTCATTGCAAGGCTGGCGTATTGAAAATATGGAAATGGCACAACAAGCCTACCAACAGCAACAATACCAACAACCTTATCCGAATCAGCAATACCAGCAACCGTATCAACAACAGACTTACGGAGGAAATCCGTCTTTTCCAAATCAGGTAACTCCACCGCCAATGCCACCACAAGGAGGTTTTGAAACTACACATACGAATACGGAAGATTTTGACGATTTACCTTTCTAA
- the aat gene encoding leucyl/phenylalanyl-tRNA--protein transferase yields the protein MIFLEENIPFPSPETASEEGIVAYGYDLTSKRLLEAYRKGIFPWYNEEEPVLWWSPNPRFVLFSEKLHISKNIGKLLRKNIYQVTYNECFEEVILNCASIERKDQEGTWIHPEIISAYCELHRMGYAFSVEVWEENELVGGLYGIKMGNIFCGESMFSKKNNASQYGFITFLQHYPEIKLVDCQVYSEYLEKLGAEEIPRTIFLEILKKNIVSL from the coding sequence TTGATTTTTTTAGAAGAAAATATACCTTTTCCTTCTCCCGAAACTGCTTCGGAAGAAGGAATTGTTGCTTATGGTTATGACTTAACGTCAAAACGTTTGCTTGAGGCTTATCGAAAAGGGATTTTTCCTTGGTACAATGAGGAAGAGCCTGTTTTGTGGTGGTCGCCCAATCCCAGATTTGTGCTTTTTTCTGAAAAATTACATATTTCTAAAAATATAGGTAAATTACTTCGGAAAAATATTTATCAAGTAACTTATAATGAGTGTTTTGAAGAGGTGATTCTGAATTGTGCTTCTATTGAGCGTAAAGACCAAGAAGGTACGTGGATTCACCCTGAAATTATTTCGGCTTATTGCGAATTACACCGAATGGGATATGCTTTTTCGGTAGAAGTTTGGGAAGAAAACGAGCTTGTTGGCGGGCTTTATGGAATCAAAATGGGGAATATTTTCTGCGGAGAGAGTATGTTTAGCAAGAAAAATAATGCTTCACAGTACGGTTTTATTACTTTTTTGCAGCATTATCCCGAAATAAAATTAGTGGACTGCCAAGTTTATAGTGAATATTTGGAAAAACTTGGTGCGGAGGAAATCCCACGAACTATTTTTTTGGAAATTCTTAAAAAGAATATAGTTTCTCTCTGA